The Deltaproteobacteria bacterium genome includes a region encoding these proteins:
- a CDS encoding Hsp20/alpha crystallin family protein → MLVRWNDQMWSDVGRALGDFDEMRRRMADFFEGRDFSGPDLGTAPISGAWPRVRLEDDGEQFRLEAVVPGLGEKDISLTLNRNVLTVTGERQLTLPEGYGLQRRERGSVRFSRSIALPGPVDPDKVDAKVRDGLLTVTLPRAEEAKPKQITVESA, encoded by the coding sequence ATGTTGGTGCGATGGAACGATCAGATGTGGAGCGACGTGGGCCGCGCCCTCGGTGACTTCGACGAGATGCGCCGGCGGATGGCCGACTTCTTCGAGGGCCGCGACTTCTCCGGCCCGGATCTCGGGACGGCCCCGATCTCGGGCGCCTGGCCCCGGGTCCGCCTGGAGGACGATGGCGAGCAGTTCCGCCTCGAGGCCGTCGTGCCCGGCCTGGGGGAGAAGGACATCTCCCTGACCCTCAACCGGAACGTCCTGACGGTGACCGGCGAGCGCCAGCTCACCCTGCCCGAGGGCTACGGCCTGCAGCGGAGGGAGCGCGGCTCGGTGAGGTTCAGCCGCAGCATCGCCCTGCCGGGGCCGGTGGATCCGGACAAGGTCGACGCCAAGGTCCGGGACGGCCTGCTGACGGTGACGCTGCCGCGCGCCGAGGAGGCCAAGCCCAAGCAGATCACGGTGGAGAGCGCCTGA
- a CDS encoding Hsp20/alpha crystallin family protein — protein sequence MTLTELEKREDESLSRSPVTREPTRPTVRPLVDVFENDEEILLVADLPGVPAGNLKVRLEDGELTLEGRWHDTEDRKTLATEYVPVDYRRTFVVPDGIDPESVKARAKDGVVTIHLPKAEAFRPREIPVHAG from the coding sequence ATGACTCTGACCGAGCTCGAGAAGCGCGAGGACGAGAGCCTGTCCCGCTCCCCGGTGACGAGGGAGCCCACCCGCCCGACCGTCCGCCCCCTGGTGGACGTGTTCGAGAACGACGAGGAGATCCTCCTGGTGGCGGATCTGCCCGGCGTGCCGGCCGGCAACCTGAAGGTGCGGCTGGAGGACGGTGAGCTGACCCTCGAGGGCCGCTGGCACGACACCGAGGACCGCAAGACCCTGGCCACCGAGTACGTCCCGGTGGACTACCGCCGCACCTTCGTGGTGCCCGACGGCATCGACCCCGAGTCGGTGAAGGCCCGGGCGAAGGACGGCGTGGTCACCATCCACCTGCCCAAGGCCGAGGCCTTCCGCCCGCGGGAGATCCCGGTCCACGCGGGCTAG
- a CDS encoding alpha-amylase family glycosyl hydrolase, with the protein MRRLRPLQHSLRSLSLLLLAALPLGVACPAPVDEPDGGTPDGGDPAACLTLFRFDDGRPHQQVNLAGTLNGWSETADRLAPDPASGATAWVLEKELSAGDWAYHFLVDGRPTLDPLHLERTWQTGDLRSLRRTTDCSEPTLEVERFGIEAGPGGGHLRATIRFTPGIQGDALDPATAVARLDGAALPASVLDEAAGLFEIDVQNLPAGKHRLSVEAGDLAGRAAPARLLSAWAEARPFTWEGATLYFPMTDRFRNGDPANDAPAGVEAISDYRGGDWAGIQAALEEGYFDDLGVTALWLSPLQANPAGGFWGTDGHQHTGYHGYWPSAARETQARFGTLAELQALVEAAHARGIRVLADLVFNHVHAEHAYAAQGGWLNGDGSCVCGGPGCDWNTFPKVCWFTDYLPDLDWRVDAVSDAMVADALWWLDAADLDGFRVDAVKHFEKSATSNLRAALAAREAAGSAPVFLVGETFVGEGQHGPVAEYVGGGQLDGQFDFPLYWTAVRVFARGEGSFLDLEAAMAAGEATWPEGAVMSPFLGNHDIPRFLSHAAGDIADLYGNGSKEQGWSAPPQAPDADLPYERARLAFAWLLTGPGLPLIYYGDEIGLPGAGDPDNRRMMPTDPGPRGGQLLGSVQQLGQLRRETPALRLGERRTLWIDGDFWVQVRDAGGSSVAIVALNRGATTRTETVTLDGALAGIPRLTFQARIGGGEVVATNGQLTISVPPMGHEVLTP; encoded by the coding sequence GTGAGACGCCTTCGCCCGCTCCAGCATTCACTCCGGTCTCTCTCCCTGCTCCTCCTCGCCGCGCTGCCCCTCGGGGTGGCCTGCCCGGCGCCGGTCGACGAACCGGACGGCGGCACCCCGGACGGGGGGGATCCGGCGGCCTGTCTCACCCTCTTCCGCTTCGACGACGGCCGGCCCCACCAGCAGGTGAACCTCGCGGGGACCCTCAACGGCTGGTCGGAGACGGCCGATCGCCTGGCGCCCGACCCGGCCTCCGGCGCCACGGCCTGGGTGCTGGAGAAGGAGCTCTCGGCGGGCGACTGGGCCTACCACTTCCTGGTCGACGGCCGGCCCACCCTCGATCCCCTCCACCTCGAGCGCACCTGGCAGACCGGCGATCTGCGCTCCCTCCGCCGTACCACCGACTGCTCGGAGCCCACCCTCGAGGTCGAGCGCTTCGGCATCGAGGCCGGGCCGGGCGGCGGTCACCTGCGCGCCACGATCCGCTTCACCCCCGGCATCCAGGGGGACGCCCTCGATCCCGCGACCGCCGTGGCCCGCCTCGACGGAGCGGCCCTCCCCGCCTCGGTCCTGGACGAGGCGGCCGGGCTCTTCGAGATCGACGTCCAGAACCTGCCGGCGGGCAAGCACCGCCTCTCGGTGGAGGCCGGCGACCTGGCCGGACGGGCGGCCCCGGCCCGCCTGCTCTCGGCCTGGGCCGAGGCCCGCCCCTTCACCTGGGAGGGGGCGACCCTCTACTTCCCGATGACCGATCGCTTCCGCAACGGCGATCCGGCCAACGACGCGCCGGCGGGGGTCGAGGCCATCTCCGACTACCGCGGCGGGGACTGGGCGGGCATCCAGGCCGCCCTGGAGGAGGGCTACTTCGACGACCTCGGCGTCACCGCGCTGTGGCTCTCGCCCCTGCAGGCGAACCCCGCGGGCGGCTTCTGGGGCACCGACGGGCACCAGCACACCGGCTACCACGGCTACTGGCCCTCGGCGGCGCGGGAGACGCAGGCGCGCTTCGGCACCCTGGCCGAGCTGCAGGCCCTGGTCGAGGCGGCCCACGCCCGCGGCATCCGGGTGCTCGCGGATCTGGTCTTCAACCACGTCCACGCCGAGCACGCCTACGCCGCGCAGGGCGGGTGGCTCAACGGCGACGGCTCCTGCGTCTGCGGCGGGCCGGGCTGCGACTGGAACACCTTCCCGAAGGTCTGCTGGTTCACCGACTACCTGCCGGACCTCGACTGGCGGGTGGACGCCGTCTCCGACGCGATGGTGGCCGACGCCCTCTGGTGGCTGGACGCCGCGGACCTGGACGGCTTCCGGGTCGACGCGGTGAAGCACTTCGAGAAGAGCGCGACCTCGAACCTGCGGGCGGCCCTGGCGGCCCGGGAGGCGGCCGGGAGCGCGCCGGTCTTCCTGGTGGGCGAGACCTTCGTCGGCGAGGGGCAGCACGGCCCGGTGGCCGAGTACGTGGGTGGTGGGCAGCTCGACGGGCAGTTCGATTTCCCCCTCTACTGGACCGCGGTGCGGGTCTTCGCCCGGGGTGAGGGCAGCTTCCTCGACCTCGAGGCCGCGATGGCCGCCGGCGAGGCGACCTGGCCCGAGGGCGCGGTGATGTCCCCCTTCCTGGGCAACCACGACATCCCCCGCTTCCTCTCCCACGCCGCCGGAGACATCGCCGACCTCTACGGCAACGGCTCCAAGGAGCAGGGCTGGAGCGCGCCTCCCCAGGCGCCGGACGCGGACCTCCCCTACGAGCGCGCCCGGCTGGCCTTCGCCTGGCTGCTGACCGGCCCGGGGCTGCCGCTGATCTACTACGGCGACGAGATCGGCCTGCCCGGCGCCGGGGATCCGGACAACCGCCGGATGATGCCCACCGACCCCGGGCCCCGCGGCGGGCAGCTCCTCGGCTCCGTGCAGCAGCTCGGGCAGCTGCGCCGCGAGACGCCGGCCCTGCGCCTCGGCGAGCGCCGCACCCTCTGGATCGACGGCGACTTCTGGGTGCAGGTGCGCGACGCCGGCGGCTCGAGCGTGGCGATCGTGGCCCTCAACCGCGGTGCCACGACCCGCACCGAGACCGTGACCCTCGACGGCGCGCTCGCCGGCATCCCCCGCCTGACCTTCCAGGCGCGGATCGGCGGCGGCGAGGTGGTGGCCACGAACGGTCAGCTGACGATCAGCGTGCCGCCGATGGGCCACGAGGTGCTGACGCCCTGA
- a CDS encoding hydroxymethylglutaryl-CoA reductase, degradative, producing MKMDRRHPRGRIPGFYRLDREARLAALADAGWLSEDELETLSGASCAGGFDHGVAEAMSENVIGIHGLPLGVCLNLVVDGEERVAPMVVEEPSVVAAASGAALRVRAGGGFQVETTAALMASQIHVTELDDPEAAAGRIRAAEAELVATANTLIPRMVARGGGARAVEARVLPPHELERRGSLVVHVMVDCLDAMGANLLNTIAEGIAPAIAELTGGRIGLRILSNYADQRRVRVTCRIPPEALTDARWTDGAEVAARIAEASRFAEVDPYRAVTHNKGFMNGLDAVLLATGQDWRQAEAAAHAWAARSGTYRPLSTWRVLSDGTLVGEAHLPLAVGVVGGAARAHPGVRAALRLADVGSAADLAGLAAAVGLASNLAALRALATDGIQRGHMALHSRSVALEARAPAELLEIVARRLSAEGRYTPERARELIAELGASPAP from the coding sequence ATGAAGATGGATCGCCGACACCCCCGGGGCCGCATCCCCGGCTTCTACCGCCTCGACCGGGAGGCGCGCCTGGCCGCCCTCGCCGACGCCGGCTGGCTGAGCGAGGACGAGCTCGAGACCCTCTCGGGCGCCTCCTGCGCCGGTGGCTTCGATCACGGCGTCGCCGAGGCGATGAGCGAGAACGTGATCGGCATCCACGGGCTGCCGCTCGGCGTCTGCCTGAACCTCGTCGTCGACGGCGAGGAGCGGGTGGCCCCGATGGTCGTCGAGGAGCCCAGCGTGGTGGCCGCGGCCTCCGGCGCGGCCCTGCGGGTTCGCGCCGGCGGCGGCTTCCAGGTGGAGACCACCGCCGCGCTGATGGCGAGCCAGATCCACGTCACCGAGCTCGACGATCCCGAGGCCGCCGCCGGACGGATCCGCGCCGCCGAGGCCGAGCTGGTCGCCACCGCGAACACGCTGATCCCCCGGATGGTCGCCCGGGGAGGCGGGGCCCGCGCCGTCGAGGCCCGCGTGCTGCCGCCCCACGAGCTGGAGCGGCGCGGCTCCCTGGTGGTCCACGTGATGGTCGACTGCCTGGACGCCATGGGCGCGAACCTGCTCAACACGATCGCCGAGGGGATCGCGCCCGCGATCGCCGAGCTCACCGGCGGGCGGATCGGCCTGCGGATCCTCTCCAACTACGCCGACCAGCGCCGGGTGCGGGTCACCTGCCGGATCCCCCCCGAGGCCCTGACCGACGCCCGCTGGACCGACGGAGCGGAGGTCGCCGCCCGGATCGCCGAGGCCTCCCGCTTCGCCGAGGTGGATCCCTACCGCGCCGTCACCCACAACAAGGGCTTCATGAACGGGCTCGACGCCGTGCTCCTCGCCACCGGTCAGGACTGGCGCCAGGCCGAGGCCGCCGCGCACGCCTGGGCCGCCCGCTCGGGCACCTACCGCCCCCTCTCCACCTGGCGGGTGCTCTCCGACGGCACCCTGGTGGGGGAGGCGCACCTGCCCCTGGCCGTGGGCGTCGTTGGCGGCGCCGCCCGGGCGCACCCCGGGGTCCGCGCCGCCCTCCGCCTGGCCGACGTGGGATCGGCCGCCGACCTCGCCGGGCTGGCCGCCGCGGTGGGGCTGGCGAGCAACCTCGCCGCCCTGCGGGCGCTGGCCACCGACGGCATCCAGCGGGGCCACATGGCCCTCCACTCCCGCTCGGTGGCCCTCGAGGCCCGGGCCCCCGCCGAGCTCCTCGAGATCGTCGCCCGCCGGCTCTCCGCCGAGGGCCGCTACACGCCGGAGCGCGCCCGCGAGCTCATCGCCGAGCTCGGCGCCTCCCCCGCGCCCTGA
- a CDS encoding polyprenyl synthetase family protein — MDKTLRIETALKRAVSKAIQHPCPPRLAQAIQYAMFPGGKRLRPRLALLAAEASGDDDPELADAVAAAVELLHCASLVQDDLPAFDDAPLRRGRATVHRAFDEPLAILVADALIVQAFEVVAAASARHPRRLPGIVRLLAGCVGAPNGITSGQAWESEPQADLGTYHRLKTGALFEAALVGGALAAGGRRRDWEGIGVLLGEAYQVADDLQDLLGSTAGSGKLGGRDAALGRPNAVARLGVDSAVTRLTGLVRDAANAVPHTPGGDDLRAWILDTLSTATRVEESA, encoded by the coding sequence ATGGACAAGACCCTCCGGATCGAGACCGCCCTGAAGCGCGCCGTCAGCAAGGCCATCCAGCATCCCTGTCCCCCGCGGCTCGCCCAGGCCATCCAGTACGCGATGTTCCCGGGAGGCAAGCGCCTGCGGCCCCGCCTCGCCCTGCTGGCCGCCGAGGCCAGCGGGGACGACGATCCGGAGCTGGCGGACGCCGTCGCCGCGGCCGTGGAGCTGCTGCACTGCGCCTCGCTGGTCCAGGACGACCTCCCGGCCTTCGACGACGCCCCCCTGCGCCGCGGCCGCGCCACGGTGCACCGGGCCTTCGACGAGCCCCTGGCCATCCTGGTCGCGGATGCCCTGATCGTGCAGGCCTTCGAGGTGGTCGCCGCGGCCTCGGCCCGCCACCCCCGCCGCCTGCCGGGGATCGTCCGCCTGCTGGCCGGCTGCGTCGGCGCGCCCAACGGCATCACCAGCGGTCAGGCCTGGGAGTCCGAGCCGCAGGCCGACCTGGGCACCTACCACCGCCTGAAGACCGGGGCCCTCTTCGAGGCCGCCCTGGTGGGCGGCGCCCTCGCGGCCGGCGGGCGCCGGCGGGACTGGGAGGGCATCGGGGTGCTGCTCGGCGAGGCCTACCAGGTCGCCGACGACCTGCAGGATCTGCTCGGCAGCACCGCCGGCAGCGGCAAGCTCGGCGGGCGCGACGCCGCCCTCGGGCGGCCCAACGCGGTCGCCCGCCTCGGCGTGGACAGCGCGGTCACCCGGCTCACCGGCCTGGTGCGGGACGCCGCCAACGCCGTCCCCCACACGCCCGGCGGGGACGACCTGCGGGCCTGGATCCTGGACACCCTGAGCACGGCCACCCGCGTGGAGGAGAGCGCATGA
- the crtI gene encoding phytoene desaturase family protein, protein MTRSSRRLPALVVGGGIGGLTAAIALAREGHAVQLLERAAVVGGKARRLEVGGRAIDAGPTVLTMAWVFEELFASVGASLRERIVLNPAGVLARHAWADGSRLDLHHELEESAAAIADFAGAKEAEGYRRFMERARTIYQAVDEIFLRSQRPSILGNFFQLGLMGLPFLARIDAMRTMAAALETHFQDPRLRQLFGRYATYSGGSPYQTPATFNLIAHVEQDGVWVPRGGISALARALAGLAGELGVEVRTGAEVVEVLVEGGEATGVLLASGERLDASLIVLNADAGALAAGHLGAAVQEVVPAPRERSYSALTLVGVGRLEGFPLDFHNVFFSGDYAAEFEALRAGRLPALPTTYLCAQDRAPGQPPRAAGAAERFLMIINAPALGAGENPSPGEEELERCERAAFELMESCGLRVPRQGLEHQRVGPADFARLFPGSRGALYGAAPHGMMAGMRRPAARTRLPGLYLCGGSAHPGAGVPMAALSGLRAAEAATRDRPSTSPPIRVATSGGTSTSSRTTDATP, encoded by the coding sequence ATGACGCGAAGCTCGAGACGGCTCCCGGCCCTGGTCGTCGGGGGAGGCATCGGCGGCCTCACCGCCGCCATCGCCCTGGCGAGGGAGGGGCACGCCGTGCAGCTCCTCGAGCGGGCAGCGGTGGTCGGCGGCAAGGCCCGCCGCCTCGAGGTGGGCGGCCGCGCGATCGACGCCGGGCCCACCGTCCTCACCATGGCCTGGGTCTTCGAGGAGCTCTTCGCCTCGGTGGGCGCCAGCCTCCGGGAGCGGATCGTCCTGAACCCCGCCGGCGTCCTGGCCCGCCACGCCTGGGCCGACGGCAGCCGCCTGGACCTCCACCACGAGCTCGAGGAGAGCGCGGCGGCCATCGCCGACTTCGCCGGGGCGAAGGAGGCCGAGGGCTACCGCCGCTTCATGGAGCGGGCCCGCACCATCTACCAGGCGGTGGACGAGATCTTCCTGCGCTCGCAGCGCCCCTCGATCCTCGGCAACTTCTTCCAGCTGGGCTTGATGGGGCTGCCCTTCCTGGCGCGGATCGACGCGATGCGGACGATGGCCGCCGCCCTGGAGACCCACTTCCAGGATCCGCGCCTGCGTCAGCTCTTCGGCCGCTACGCCACCTACAGCGGCGGCTCTCCCTACCAGACCCCGGCCACCTTCAACCTCATCGCCCACGTCGAGCAGGACGGGGTGTGGGTGCCTCGAGGTGGCATCTCGGCGCTGGCCCGGGCGCTGGCCGGGCTCGCCGGCGAGCTGGGGGTGGAGGTGCGCACCGGCGCCGAGGTGGTCGAGGTCCTCGTCGAGGGCGGCGAGGCCACCGGGGTGCTGCTCGCGAGCGGCGAGCGGCTGGACGCCTCCCTGATCGTGCTCAACGCCGACGCGGGCGCGCTGGCGGCCGGCCACCTCGGGGCGGCGGTGCAGGAGGTCGTACCCGCTCCGAGGGAGCGCTCCTACTCGGCCCTCACCCTGGTGGGCGTGGGCCGCCTCGAGGGCTTCCCCCTCGACTTCCACAACGTCTTCTTCTCCGGGGACTACGCCGCCGAGTTCGAGGCGCTGCGCGCGGGCCGCCTGCCGGCGCTCCCCACCACCTATCTGTGTGCTCAGGACCGGGCGCCGGGGCAGCCGCCCCGGGCGGCGGGCGCCGCGGAGCGCTTCCTGATGATCATCAACGCCCCCGCGCTCGGCGCGGGCGAGAACCCCTCCCCCGGGGAGGAGGAGCTGGAACGATGCGAGAGAGCAGCCTTCGAGCTGATGGAGAGTTGTGGACTCCGGGTGCCGCGGCAGGGCCTGGAACACCAGAGGGTGGGGCCGGCGGACTTCGCGCGCCTCTTCCCGGGCAGCCGGGGAGCCCTCTACGGGGCGGCGCCGCACGGGATGATGGCGGGGATGCGCCGGCCGGCGGCGCGGACGCGGCTGCCGGGGCTCTACCTCTGCGGGGGGAGCGCTCACCCGGGGGCGGGGGTGCCGATGGCGGCGCTCTCGGGGCTGCGCGCCGCGGAGGCCGCCACCCGGGACCGGCCTTCGACCTCGCCCCCGATCCGGGTGGCTACCTCTGGTGGTACCTCGACATCGTCTCGGACGACGGACGCCACGCCCTGA